A single Cannabis sativa cultivar Pink pepper isolate KNU-18-1 chromosome 7, ASM2916894v1, whole genome shotgun sequence DNA region contains:
- the LOC115698008 gene encoding uncharacterized protein LOC115698008 — protein MSIILVSSLPLPCSSTVIPSLYNSTPSNPSLFSTSARFCLRLPLFSRHFRVPTAAKPSAMEAVSTEHSGAADNQSDSPLMKLLFVEMGVGYDQHGQNITSAAMRACRDAISSNSIPAFRRGSIPGVSFDQMKLQIKLGVPHPLQQSLDIEKVKSVFPYGKILNVEVVDGGLICSSGVHVEEMGDKNDDCYIVNAAVYVGY, from the exons ATGAGTATCATCTTAGTTTCAAGTTTACCGTTGCCTTGCTCATCCACTGTGATTCCTTCTCTCTACAACTCAACTCCTTCGAACCCATCACTCTTTTCCACCTCAGCTCGATTTTGTCTTCGTCTTCCTCTATTTTCTCGCCATTTCAGAGTTCCTACCGCAGCCAAACCATCGGCCATGGAAGCCGTCTCCACCGAGCATAGTGGAGCCGCCGATAACCAAAGTGACTCTCCATTGATGAAGCTCCTCTTCGTCGAGATGGGTGTTGGCTACGACCAGCATGG CCAAAATATTACTTCGGCTGCAATGCGTGCTTGTAGAGATGCCATTTCTTCCAATTCGATCCCTGCTTTTCGAAGAG GGTCCATACCTGGTGTTTCATTTGATCAAATGAAATTACAGATCAAGCTGGGAGTGCCGCATCCTCTCCAACAATCTTTGGATATTGAAAAAGTTAAATCAGTTTTTCCATA TGGTAAGATACTGAATGTTGAAGTTGTGGATGGAGGACTAATATGCTCAAGTGGTGTGCATGTTGAGGAAATGGGAGATAAGAATGATGATTGTTACATAGTAAATGCAGCGGTTTATGTTGGTTACTAG
- the LOC115698007 gene encoding protein trichome birefringence-like 38, with protein sequence MGLRVQQALFLLFLLKVMVLFVEEAKAEHVFYNVSRYNGRKQLNGCNLFQGKWVFDPSYPLYDSSCPFIDPEFDCQKYGRPDKQYLKYAWKPDSCDLPRFDGVNFLTKWRGKKIMFVGDSLSLNMWESLVCIIHSSVPNVKTNFVRRTPLSYVTFQDYGVTLFLYRTPYLVDLVKESVGVVLRLDSIEDGNAWKGMDVLIFNSWHWWLHKGKSQPWDYLREGTKLYKDMDRLTAFFKGMSTWARWVDLNVDPSTTKVFFQGISPTHYQGREWNQPKKSCNGELAPLSGSIYPAGAPPETSIVSKVLSSIQKPVYLLDITTLSQLRKDAHPSSYSGDHSGNDCSHWCLPGLPDTWNQLLYAALL encoded by the exons ATGGGGCTGCGGGTCCAACAAGCCCTGTTTCTTCTGTTTCTTCTCAAGGTTATGGTATTGTTTGTGGAAGAAGCAAAAGCAGAGCATGTTTTCTACAACGTGAGTAGATATAATGGAAGAAAGCAATTGAATGGTTGTAATTTGTTTCAAGGAAAATGGGTTTTTGACCCTTCTTATCCTCTCTACGATTCCTCTTGTCCCTTTATAGATCCTGAGTTTGATTGCCAAAAGTATGGTAGACCAGATAAACAGTATCTTAAGTACGCCTGGAAACCTGACTCTTGTGACTTGCCcag GTTTGATGGGGTAAATTTTCTAACGAAGTGGAGAGGTAAGAAGATAATGTTTGTGGGTGACTCACTGAGTTTGAACATGTGGGAATCGTTGGTGTGTATTATTCACTCGTCGGTGCCGAATGTGAAGACAAATTTCGTGAGAAGGACTCCTCTATCGTATGTGACCTTCCAG GACTATGGAGTAACTTTGTTCCTCTACCGTACACCATATCTCGTGGATCTTGTGAAAGAATCCGTGGGGGTAGTACTGAGGCTAGATTCCATTGAGGATGGCAATGCTTGGAAAGGAATGGACGTTCTCATCTTCAATTCCTGGCATTGGTGGCTCCACAAAGGAAAATCTCAGCC ATGGGACTATTTGCGAGAGGGGACCAAATTGTACAAAGATATGGACAGGCTTACCGCATTTTTTAAAGGAATGAGTACATGGGCGAGATGGGTTGACCTCAATGTTGACCCTTCAACAACTAAAGTATTCTTCCAAGGAATATCTCCCACCCATTATCA GGGACGGGAATGGAACCAGCCAAAGAAGAGCTGCAATGGAGAACTTGCACCATTATCTGGATCAATATACCCAGCCGGAGCACCGCCAGAAACCTCCATAGTTAGCAAAGTGCTGAGTAGTATCCAGAAACCAGTTTATCTGCTCGATATCACCACACTGTCACAGCTGAGGAAAGATGCTCATCCATCATCATACAGTGGGGACCATTCAGGCAATGACTGCAGCCATTGGTGTCTTCCAGGTTTGCCTGACACTTGGAACCAGCTCTTATATGCAGCACTTCTTTGA